A genomic segment from Actinomycetota bacterium encodes:
- a CDS encoding enoyl-CoA hydratase/isomerase family protein: protein MSVGERAGDVRIAVGDGGAVRTITLCRPEKRNALTHEMFSTLTDAFTREPKSQERVTVLRAEGPVFCSGVDLRQRSEGSLEESRSPLELLCSAVWRYPLPVVAVLSGAAIGGGFMLVAHCDFVVAVEDAKVGNSAVQLGLVPPWPLSRQVETAARSALARRLLLMGDLEPATRLGAVMITAAVPAEVVEGELDRLLKRLTQNAPLSMRAIKATLNAELYVPASHREVVALIHRAQESDDSKEGVLARRERREPRFLGR, encoded by the coding sequence ATGAGCGTGGGCGAGAGAGCCGGCGACGTTCGTATCGCGGTCGGAGACGGTGGAGCGGTTCGAACGATCACTCTGTGCCGTCCGGAGAAGCGAAACGCCCTGACGCACGAGATGTTTTCCACGCTAACCGACGCGTTCACTCGAGAGCCGAAATCTCAGGAGCGCGTCACGGTGCTACGGGCGGAAGGTCCGGTGTTCTGCTCCGGCGTCGATCTCCGGCAGCGCTCGGAAGGCTCGCTCGAGGAGAGCCGGAGCCCTCTCGAGCTCCTCTGTTCTGCCGTGTGGCGCTACCCACTCCCCGTCGTGGCTGTGTTGAGTGGCGCGGCGATCGGAGGCGGCTTCATGCTCGTCGCCCACTGCGACTTCGTGGTCGCCGTGGAAGACGCCAAGGTGGGGAACTCAGCCGTCCAACTCGGGCTCGTACCCCCATGGCCGCTCTCGCGGCAGGTGGAAACTGCGGCGCGTTCTGCGCTTGCTCGCCGGCTGCTTCTGATGGGAGACCTCGAGCCAGCAACTCGGCTCGGCGCGGTGATGATTACCGCGGCTGTTCCCGCCGAGGTCGTCGAGGGCGAGCTCGACCGACTCCTCAAACGCCTGACGCAGAACGCTCCGCTCTCGATGCGCGCGATCAAGGCGACGCTGAACGCGGAGCTGTACGTCCCTGCCTCGCACCGCGAGGTCGTCGCGCTCATCCATCGCGCGCAGGAGAGCGACGACAGCAAGGAAGGCGTTCTCGCGCGTCGCGAGCGTCGCGAGCCGCGTTTCCTCGGTCGCTGA